One genomic region from Acidobacteriota bacterium encodes:
- the murG gene encoding undecaprenyldiphospho-muramoylpentapeptide beta-N-acetylglucosaminyltransferase, whose protein sequence is MRAIFAGGGTGGHIYMAVALAEALRGRSPDHQFLFIGTERGLEARILEPLGYAWETIRIGGLNRVGAGRMLRTLGQLPSSWLASRRILRRFRPHAVVGLGGYSSGPVAAAARLARIPILLLEPNVLPGLTNRLLMRWASAAAVAFQETADMLGARARLTGIPVRRAFHELPPAPVHEERLGLLIFGGSQGSRPLNRLLCQALPLLKGLPLDIRHQTGPNDLDEVQAAYRRQGVEAQVTAYIDDMPQAFARSALLLCRAGASTVAEIAASGRPSLLVPLPTAADDHQRKNAAALARRGAAVVLDQKETDAQKLAAHIGQLGEDRPRLAAMGESARALAQPQAADNIISLLAELLGQAAGEGPGINKEDAVKLPKRP, encoded by the coding sequence ATGAGAGCCATCTTCGCCGGAGGCGGCACCGGGGGACATATCTATATGGCGGTGGCCTTGGCCGAAGCCCTGCGCGGACGCAGCCCCGATCATCAGTTCCTCTTCATCGGCACCGAGCGCGGGTTGGAAGCGCGCATCCTGGAACCTCTGGGCTACGCCTGGGAAACCATCCGCATCGGCGGACTCAACCGCGTGGGCGCCGGACGCATGCTGCGCACCCTGGGACAGCTTCCTTCCAGTTGGCTGGCCTCGCGCCGCATCCTGCGCCGCTTCCGTCCCCACGCCGTGGTAGGGCTGGGTGGATACTCGTCGGGTCCGGTGGCCGCCGCCGCCCGTCTGGCCCGCATTCCCATCCTGCTGCTTGAGCCCAACGTGCTGCCGGGACTGACCAATCGCCTGCTCATGCGCTGGGCCTCGGCGGCCGCCGTGGCCTTCCAGGAAACGGCCGACATGCTGGGCGCCCGCGCCCGCCTCACCGGCATTCCGGTGCGGCGCGCCTTTCATGAACTGCCCCCCGCTCCCGTGCATGAAGAGCGGCTGGGACTGCTCATCTTCGGCGGAAGCCAGGGCAGCCGTCCCCTCAACCGCCTCCTCTGCCAGGCCCTGCCCCTGCTCAAAGGACTGCCTCTCGACATCCGCCACCAAACCGGCCCCAATGACCTGGATGAGGTGCAGGCTGCCTACCGCAGGCAGGGAGTGGAGGCCCAGGTGACGGCTTATATCGACGACATGCCCCAGGCCTTCGCCCGCTCGGCACTGCTGCTATGCCGGGCCGGAGCGTCCACGGTGGCCGAGATCGCCGCCTCCGGACGGCCCTCGCTGCTGGTTCCGCTGCCCACGGCGGCCGACGACCATCAGCGCAAGAACGCAGCCGCCCTGGCCCGGCGCGGAGCCGCCGTCGTGCTCGATCAAAAGGAAACCGACGCCCAAAAGCTGGCGGCCCACATCGGGCAACTGGGCGAGGACAGGCCCCGCTTGGCCGCCATGGGCGAGTCGGCGCGGGCGCTGGCCCAGCCCCAGGCCGCCGACAACATCATCAGCCTGCTGGCCGAATTGCTCGGTCAAGCCGCCGGGGAAGGACCGGGAATAAACAAAGAGGACGCGGTCAAGTTGCCCAAACGACCGTGA
- the murD gene encoding UDP-N-acetylmuramoyl-L-alanine--D-glutamate ligase, with protein sequence MQIEGQRFLVVGLARSGLAAALFLHRRGGRVTVNDQAPRQRLESWIEKLPAQVRLVLGGHPEEEFLSSDCIILSPGVPASIPAIAAARDKDIPVLAEVELAYRFLRGSVVGITGSNGKTTTTTLLGHLLSAASRPARVAGNVGNALIAAVEEDLESQAGPRCYVVELSSFQLETIEKLHCAVAVLLNVTPDHLDRYPSFEDYRQAKQRIFLNQGADDWAVLNWDDPQCRKAAEGLAGRVFPFSRRQSLPQGACLSDNQNRILLRRDEREETLVEVDEVPLPGKHNLENVLAACAAGHLLGLSAPLMAQGLRSFKGVEHRLEPCGSLGGIDFYNDTKATNVDSALKAIEAFPGRRLILIMGGLDKGGDFASLREAVSLNVRKLLLIGAASSKIARQLEGSADLEEVGDLERAVRRSLQVAQEGDVVLLSPACASFDQFENFAERGRLFKEYVAERLSAARQGEAQA encoded by the coding sequence ATGCAAATCGAAGGACAGCGTTTTCTGGTGGTGGGACTGGCCCGCAGCGGACTGGCCGCGGCGCTCTTTCTCCACCGCCGCGGGGGACGCGTCACCGTCAACGACCAGGCGCCGCGCCAGCGGCTCGAATCCTGGATCGAGAAGCTGCCGGCACAGGTGCGCCTGGTGCTGGGAGGCCATCCGGAAGAGGAGTTCCTGTCCAGCGACTGCATCATTCTCAGCCCCGGCGTGCCCGCTTCCATTCCCGCTATCGCGGCCGCCCGCGACAAGGACATCCCGGTGCTGGCCGAGGTGGAGCTGGCCTACCGCTTTCTGCGGGGCAGCGTGGTGGGGATCACCGGGTCCAACGGCAAGACCACCACCACCACCTTGCTGGGTCACCTGCTGTCAGCCGCCTCGCGTCCGGCGCGGGTGGCGGGCAACGTGGGCAACGCGCTCATCGCCGCCGTGGAAGAGGACCTCGAGTCCCAGGCGGGTCCGCGTTGCTACGTGGTCGAGCTTTCCAGCTTTCAGTTGGAGACTATCGAGAAGCTTCATTGCGCCGTGGCGGTGCTGCTCAACGTCACTCCCGACCATCTCGACCGCTATCCCAGCTTCGAGGACTATCGCCAGGCCAAGCAGCGCATCTTCCTCAACCAGGGGGCGGACGACTGGGCCGTCCTCAACTGGGACGACCCTCAATGCCGCAAGGCGGCCGAGGGCCTGGCCGGGCGGGTCTTTCCCTTCAGTCGCCGCCAGTCCTTGCCGCAGGGAGCCTGCTTGAGCGACAACCAGAACCGCATCCTCCTGCGGCGCGACGAACGTGAAGAAACCCTGGTAGAGGTGGACGAGGTGCCTTTGCCCGGCAAGCACAATCTTGAAAACGTGCTGGCCGCCTGCGCCGCCGGTCATCTGCTGGGACTCTCCGCCCCTCTCATGGCCCAGGGGCTGCGCTCCTTCAAAGGCGTGGAGCACCGTCTGGAGCCTTGCGGCTCGCTGGGCGGAATCGATTTCTACAACGACACCAAAGCTACTAACGTCGACTCGGCCCTCAAAGCCATCGAAGCCTTTCCCGGACGCCGCTTGATTCTCATCATGGGCGGACTCGACAAGGGGGGCGATTTCGCCTCCTTGCGGGAGGCCGTCTCCCTCAACGTCCGCAAGCTGCTCCTTATCGGCGCCGCCTCCTCCAAGATCGCCCGCCAACTGGAAGGCAGCGCCGATCTGGAAGAAGTGGGCGACCTCGAGCGCGCCGTCCGTCGCTCATTGCAAGTCGCTCAGGAAGGCGACGTGGTCTTGCTGTCCCCCGCCTGCGCCAGCTTCGACCAGTTCGAGAACTTCGCCGAACGGGGACGGCTCTTCAAGGAATATGTCGCTGAGCGGCTAAGCGCCGCCAGGCAAGGAGAAGCCCAGGCATGA
- the ftsW gene encoding putative lipid II flippase FtsW — MNRRMPYDQHLIFITLCLTGLGLVMVSSASSVVSQEMYGSAGAIFMRQLTATLIGLGGLLLAMRFDYQLLESRWAIAALMTAAVIGLVLPHFLGGGPAARWIRIGPLQFQPSEAAKLAAVVFTAYYLSRRGIDLKSFRRGLGPYLAAVGLLIALILAGRDLGTAALVAGVCGLLLYLGGLRYLHIPILAGGGAAVASLLILMEPYRLRRVLSWFEPQEDTLGAGYQIHQSLIALGSGQVTGKGLAEGTQKLYFLPEPHTDFIFAVLGEELGLIGCLLVLLLFGLFLYRGVRISLRADSLFGFYLALGIVSMIVLQALVNISVVLHLLPTKGLPLPFVSVGGSSQMVLLASVGLLLNVSKHTRADADIHLVPSLQPSRGEVLR, encoded by the coding sequence ATGAACCGCAGAATGCCCTACGACCAGCACCTGATCTTCATCACCCTGTGCCTGACGGGACTGGGGCTGGTGATGGTCTCCAGCGCCTCATCGGTGGTGTCGCAGGAAATGTACGGCTCGGCCGGGGCCATCTTCATGCGCCAGTTGACCGCCACCCTGATCGGGCTGGGCGGACTGCTGCTGGCCATGCGCTTCGACTATCAATTGCTGGAAAGCCGCTGGGCCATCGCGGCCCTGATGACGGCAGCCGTGATCGGACTCGTCCTGCCTCATTTCCTCGGCGGCGGACCGGCGGCCCGCTGGATCCGCATCGGACCTCTGCAGTTTCAGCCCTCGGAAGCCGCCAAGCTGGCGGCCGTCGTCTTCACCGCCTACTACCTGAGCCGCCGCGGCATCGACCTCAAGTCCTTCCGCCGCGGACTCGGCCCCTATCTGGCCGCCGTGGGACTGCTCATCGCCCTCATTCTGGCCGGACGCGACCTGGGGACGGCCGCCCTGGTGGCCGGCGTCTGCGGACTGCTCCTCTACCTGGGCGGGCTGCGCTACCTGCACATTCCCATCCTGGCGGGAGGGGGCGCTGCGGTGGCCTCCCTGCTCATCCTCATGGAACCCTACCGCTTGCGGCGCGTCCTGTCCTGGTTCGAGCCCCAGGAGGACACGCTGGGCGCCGGATACCAGATCCACCAGAGCCTCATCGCGCTGGGCTCGGGACAGGTGACGGGCAAAGGGCTGGCCGAAGGCACCCAAAAACTGTACTTCTTGCCCGAACCCCACACCGATTTCATTTTCGCCGTGCTGGGAGAAGAACTGGGACTGATCGGCTGCCTTCTGGTTCTGCTGCTCTTCGGACTCTTCTTATATAGGGGGGTGCGCATTTCGCTGCGCGCCGACAGCCTCTTCGGCTTCTATCTGGCGCTGGGAATCGTCTCCATGATCGTGCTGCAGGCCCTGGTCAACATCTCGGTAGTGCTGCACCTTCTGCCCACCAAAGGACTTCCCCTGCCCTTTGTCTCGGTGGGAGGATCGTCGCAGATGGTGCTTCTGGCCTCGGTGGGGCTGCTGCTCAACGTTTCCAAGCACACCCGTGCCGACGCCGACATCCACCTGGTGCCCTCGCTTCAACCGTCCCGCGGGGAGGTGCTGCGATGA
- a CDS encoding penicillin-binding protein — translation MRDYEQSRFRERLRLRLLLLGAAVLCWTVLLGYRLYQVQVLEGEDYRQQSLAQQQGFIELSPRRGEILDRTLAPLAVSVPVETICAQPPQVTEARAAAQRLAPILQLNVEELYSKLASDKGFVYLARKVSPQVAQAVLDLELDGIFTRQESRRYYPARELAAHVLGFVGDDGRGLGGLEYRYQDQLQGEKVRLNVKVDARRRRYESEETDASTRGNDLVLTLDKGLQFIAEQVLRETVEKHRAKNGSAILMDPASGAVLAMASYPAFNPNDYSGESEEHFRNRAVRAIYEPGSTFKILSLAAVLNEELVEPGELIDCRVGSVVLGGKVYREASYKDYGVLSFDQVVAKSSNVGTIRLTLRLGENALYDYLRRYGFGSRTGIDLPGEESGILRPVERWSKLSVGALSIGQEVGVTPLQVVSAVSAVANGGFKVQPHLVDRILSAGGDLLWQRGPRRRRILRRQTADRMKEALQLVVEKGTGTSSQLDGYTSAGKTGTAQKFVNGAYSRSKYIPSFVGFAPARDPVLAGVVVIDEPQGRYYATEVAAPAFREMMQRALIHLQVPKDAPRPARGKKERLRMAASMELPAAGGLYVDGLTERAPEAPLQRGEGRTVQIPDFSGLSMREVLSRSSRLGLRMKARGRGVAVAQSPPAGSYLAPDSTFQVHFSQRGPNEDKDAVERTHVAGPGGHRP, via the coding sequence ATGAGGGACTACGAGCAAAGCCGCTTTCGCGAGCGCCTCAGGCTGCGTCTGCTCCTTCTGGGAGCCGCCGTCCTCTGCTGGACCGTACTGCTGGGCTACCGCCTCTACCAGGTTCAGGTCCTGGAGGGAGAAGACTACCGGCAGCAGTCCCTGGCTCAGCAACAGGGATTCATCGAACTCAGTCCCCGCCGGGGCGAGATCCTCGACCGCACTCTTGCTCCTTTGGCCGTGAGCGTACCGGTCGAGACCATCTGCGCCCAGCCTCCCCAGGTCACGGAGGCCCGCGCCGCCGCCCAGCGGCTGGCTCCAATTCTTCAGCTTAATGTTGAAGAGCTGTACTCCAAGTTAGCTTCCGACAAAGGTTTCGTTTACCTGGCCCGCAAGGTCAGTCCTCAAGTCGCCCAGGCCGTTCTGGACTTGGAGCTGGATGGGATCTTCACCCGCCAGGAAAGCCGACGCTATTATCCCGCCCGCGAACTGGCGGCCCACGTTCTGGGCTTCGTAGGCGACGACGGCCGGGGACTGGGCGGACTGGAATACCGCTACCAGGACCAGTTACAGGGCGAAAAGGTCAGGCTCAACGTCAAGGTCGACGCCCGCCGCCGCCGCTACGAGAGCGAAGAGACGGATGCCAGCACGCGCGGCAACGACCTGGTGCTGACGCTGGACAAAGGCTTGCAGTTCATCGCCGAACAGGTCCTTCGCGAAACGGTCGAGAAGCATCGCGCCAAGAACGGCAGCGCCATTCTCATGGATCCCGCCAGCGGCGCCGTGCTGGCCATGGCCTCCTATCCCGCCTTTAACCCCAACGACTACAGCGGGGAATCGGAGGAACACTTCCGCAACCGGGCGGTGCGGGCCATCTACGAGCCCGGATCGACTTTCAAGATTCTCTCGCTGGCGGCCGTTCTCAACGAAGAGCTGGTCGAACCTGGCGAGCTTATCGATTGCCGGGTGGGCAGCGTGGTTCTGGGAGGAAAGGTCTATCGCGAAGCCTCCTACAAGGACTACGGCGTTCTCAGTTTCGACCAGGTCGTGGCCAAGAGTTCCAACGTTGGTACCATCAGGCTGACCCTGCGCCTGGGAGAAAACGCCCTTTACGACTACCTGCGCCGCTATGGATTCGGTTCCAGGACCGGCATCGATCTGCCGGGAGAGGAAAGCGGAATCCTGCGTCCCGTCGAGCGCTGGTCCAAGCTTTCGGTGGGAGCCCTCTCCATCGGGCAGGAAGTGGGAGTGACCCCCCTGCAGGTGGTGTCGGCGGTATCGGCGGTGGCCAATGGCGGATTCAAGGTTCAGCCTCACCTGGTCGACCGCATTCTCTCGGCCGGGGGCGATTTGCTTTGGCAGCGCGGACCGCGCCGCCGCCGCATCCTCAGGCGTCAAACCGCCGACCGCATGAAAGAGGCCCTCCAATTGGTGGTGGAGAAGGGGACTGGGACGTCCTCCCAGTTGGACGGATACACTTCGGCCGGCAAGACTGGAACGGCTCAGAAGTTCGTCAACGGAGCCTACTCGCGCAGCAAGTACATCCCCTCATTCGTGGGTTTCGCGCCCGCTCGCGATCCCGTGCTGGCGGGGGTGGTTGTGATCGACGAGCCTCAGGGCAGGTACTACGCAACCGAGGTGGCGGCCCCGGCCTTTCGCGAAATGATGCAGCGGGCCCTGATTCATTTGCAGGTGCCCAAGGACGCGCCGCGGCCCGCCCGCGGGAAGAAAGAGCGGCTGCGCATGGCTGCTTCAATGGAACTCCCCGCTGCCGGCGGACTCTATGTTGATGGCCTCACCGAGCGAGCCCCCGAGGCCCCCCTTCAGCGAGGAGAGGGACGCACGGTTCAAATACCCGACTTTTCCGGACTCAGCATGCGTGAAGTGCTTTCCCGCAGCAGCCGCTTGGGACTGCGGATGAAAGCTCGGGGGCGTGGCGTGGCAGTGGCTCAGTCGCCCCCCGCGGGCAGCTACCTGGCACCCGATTCCACCTTTCAGGTCCATTTCTCCCAGCGGGGCCCCAACGAGGACAAGGATGCAGTTGAACGAACTCACGTCGCAGGCCCGGGAGGACATCGTCCTTGA
- a CDS encoding division/cell wall cluster transcriptional repressor MraZ, which produces MVFRGNFPAKVDPQGRVKIPSAHRRVFEEEYGREVFVTSITGENVLVFPLAEWEELENKLKAGSKFGRAQRRFMRNTSYWGQMATMDKQGRLSIQPHLREEAGIDGELAVMGSLNSLEIWNAEKIRRRMAAEPVDEDELAELADLGI; this is translated from the coding sequence ATGGTTTTCCGTGGCAACTTCCCGGCCAAAGTCGACCCGCAAGGGCGGGTCAAGATTCCCAGCGCCCATCGAAGGGTGTTCGAAGAGGAATACGGGCGGGAAGTCTTTGTCACCAGCATCACCGGCGAGAACGTGCTGGTTTTTCCCTTGGCCGAGTGGGAGGAATTGGAAAACAAGCTGAAGGCCGGATCGAAATTCGGCCGGGCTCAGCGCCGCTTCATGCGCAACACCAGCTATTGGGGGCAGATGGCCACCATGGACAAGCAGGGACGCCTCAGCATCCAGCCCCACCTCCGCGAGGAGGCCGGGATCGACGGAGAGCTGGCGGTGATGGGCTCGCTCAACAGCTTGGAAATTTGGAACGCCGAGAAGATCCGCCGCCGCATGGCCGCCGAGCCGGTGGACGAAGACGAACTGGCCGAACTGGCCGATCTCGGCATTTAG
- a CDS encoding UDP-N-acetylmuramoyl-L-alanyl-D-glutamate--2,6-diaminopimelate ligase has protein sequence MNELTSQAREDIVLETIPSPGGDDSPEILSLEYDSRQVGPGALFFAAAGEKADGHSFLDQVVSRGAAAVASERTPPDGFALAWVRVGEIRRAMASLADCFYGSVSSHMPLVGITGTNGKTTTAYLVHSIMQQRAPALLMGTIEVRLGEKKLSHSRLTTPEAIDLQRTLAEAWENGCRSGVLEVSSHALHRLRVLYCRFPVAVFTNLSQDHLDYHGDWESYFQAKSLLFDPAYNEAVRWAVLNADDEWVRGLRTAPDVQRLTFGLGGDSQASPADIQPLRWSSKVTGSSIVLDLQGHRLELTTPLAGRHNVYNVLAAVAATSALGYAEGEIKEGIAALKSVPGRFERVETDHPAHIFVDFAHTPDALENVLQLCRSLAPRRVLCVFGCGGDRDRAKRPRMGEIAARLSDLAIVTSDNPRSEEPASIVDDILEGVPEERACSVETVIERRKAIARVLRLAQAQDIVLIAGKGHETYQEINGERFPFDDRDVIREENPA, from the coding sequence TTGAACGAACTCACGTCGCAGGCCCGGGAGGACATCGTCCTTGAGACGATACCCTCGCCGGGGGGCGACGACAGTCCCGAGATCCTCAGCCTGGAATACGACTCCAGGCAAGTGGGCCCTGGTGCGCTTTTCTTCGCCGCGGCCGGTGAAAAGGCGGACGGGCACAGCTTCCTCGATCAGGTGGTGTCACGGGGAGCCGCGGCGGTAGCCTCGGAGCGGACTCCTCCCGACGGCTTTGCACTGGCCTGGGTGCGGGTGGGCGAAATACGGCGGGCCATGGCCTCGCTGGCCGACTGCTTTTACGGGTCGGTCTCCAGCCACATGCCTCTGGTGGGCATCACCGGAACCAACGGCAAGACAACAACCGCCTACCTGGTCCACAGCATCATGCAGCAGCGCGCACCGGCCCTTCTGATGGGAACCATCGAAGTGCGCTTGGGAGAGAAAAAGCTCAGTCATTCGCGTCTGACCACCCCTGAGGCCATCGACCTCCAGCGCACTTTGGCCGAAGCCTGGGAGAACGGTTGCCGCAGCGGGGTGCTGGAGGTTTCCTCTCACGCCCTGCACCGCCTGCGTGTCCTCTACTGCCGCTTTCCGGTAGCCGTCTTCACCAACCTGAGCCAGGACCATCTCGATTATCACGGCGACTGGGAGTCCTACTTCCAGGCTAAGAGCCTGCTCTTCGATCCCGCCTACAACGAGGCCGTCCGATGGGCGGTGCTCAACGCCGACGACGAGTGGGTGAGAGGCCTGCGGACGGCTCCCGACGTGCAACGCCTGACCTTCGGGCTGGGCGGTGACAGCCAGGCTTCACCGGCTGACATTCAGCCTCTGAGATGGAGCAGCAAGGTGACCGGCAGCAGCATCGTCCTCGACTTGCAGGGGCACCGCCTGGAGTTGACGACGCCTTTGGCCGGCCGCCACAACGTTTACAACGTGCTGGCGGCCGTGGCGGCCACCTCGGCCCTGGGATATGCCGAGGGGGAAATCAAGGAAGGCATCGCCGCCCTGAAAAGCGTCCCGGGACGATTCGAGCGGGTCGAGACCGACCATCCCGCCCATATTTTCGTGGACTTCGCGCATACGCCCGACGCCCTGGAGAACGTGCTGCAATTGTGCCGGTCGCTGGCTCCCCGGCGAGTCCTCTGCGTCTTCGGCTGCGGAGGAGACCGCGACCGGGCCAAGCGTCCGCGCATGGGCGAGATTGCGGCCCGGCTCAGCGACCTGGCCATCGTCACCTCCGACAATCCCCGCAGCGAAGAGCCGGCAAGCATCGTGGACGACATCCTGGAGGGCGTCCCCGAGGAGCGGGCTTGCAGCGTTGAGACCGTGATCGAGCGCCGCAAGGCCATCGCCCGCGTCCTGCGTCTGGCCCAAGCCCAGGACATCGTCTTGATCGCGGGCAAAGGCCACGAAACCTACCAGGAAATCAACGGAGAACGTTTTCCCTTCGATGACCGTGACGTGATCCGCGAGGAGAACCCAGCATGA
- the murF gene encoding UDP-N-acetylmuramoyl-tripeptide--D-alanyl-D-alanine ligase, with protein MIGMNIQEAARAMRARIVSPAVFDETARQRPFPDISIDSRSIRPGECFFAIQGVRLDGHQFIGQALQKGASIIVASQRPGDFPPGARLLMVDDTTQALQDLARYARLKWGKPLVGITGSVGKTTTRHFTAALLKSRYQVHSSPGNLNNEYGVPLSLGGLREDHEIAVQELGMNHAGEIRRLVDICRPDSAVVTNVAPVHTEFFKDLDEVAAAKAEILEGMDEKGRFFYNADDPRVVAMGEDFPGEAVGYGLWSSCQVRVTDARMETPQEMLFNLQVEGRSYPGRVRFTGLHNLYNLAAAAAVAIAYGISPREAVEEMEGLQLMAMRGNLYRLQWGDDQPLQIWDDSYNSNPKALASVLETVSNFELSGRRVLVLGDMLELGARSPRYHRQAGQQAAALDPGILIAVGAESEEMARGALEAGMEVGRVRHFEDADSAADFLLDQVLPGDFLLVKGSRGVGLEAVIEKLKKNPPDTPISDLRLDGIQSGAIVAVLMFMALLVSVLAQNVN; from the coding sequence ATGATCGGAATGAACATCCAGGAAGCCGCCCGAGCTATGAGGGCCCGCATCGTCTCGCCCGCGGTTTTCGACGAAACCGCCCGCCAGCGGCCCTTTCCCGACATCAGTATCGACAGCCGCAGCATCCGCCCGGGTGAGTGCTTTTTCGCCATCCAGGGCGTACGCTTGGACGGGCACCAGTTCATCGGCCAGGCCCTGCAAAAAGGCGCTTCCATCATCGTGGCTTCGCAGCGCCCCGGCGACTTTCCGCCGGGGGCCCGGCTGCTGATGGTGGATGACACGACTCAAGCCTTGCAGGACTTGGCCCGCTACGCCCGCCTCAAGTGGGGTAAGCCGTTGGTGGGGATCACCGGAAGCGTCGGCAAGACCACCACGCGCCACTTCACCGCCGCTCTGCTCAAGAGCCGCTACCAGGTGCATTCCTCCCCCGGCAACCTCAATAACGAATACGGCGTTCCCCTCTCCCTGGGCGGCCTGCGCGAGGACCATGAAATCGCCGTCCAGGAGCTGGGCATGAACCATGCCGGGGAAATCCGGCGCCTGGTCGACATCTGCCGTCCCGACTCGGCGGTGGTGACCAACGTGGCCCCGGTCCACACCGAGTTCTTCAAGGACCTCGACGAGGTGGCCGCCGCCAAAGCTGAAATCCTTGAAGGCATGGACGAAAAGGGACGCTTCTTCTACAACGCCGACGATCCCCGGGTGGTCGCCATGGGCGAGGATTTTCCAGGAGAAGCCGTGGGTTACGGATTGTGGTCGTCCTGTCAGGTTCGGGTCACCGACGCCCGCATGGAAACGCCCCAGGAGATGCTCTTCAACCTGCAAGTCGAGGGGCGCAGCTATCCCGGCCGGGTCCGCTTTACCGGTCTGCACAATCTTTACAACCTGGCCGCTGCCGCCGCCGTCGCCATCGCTTACGGGATCTCTCCCCGGGAGGCCGTCGAAGAGATGGAGGGCCTGCAGTTGATGGCCATGCGGGGGAATCTCTACCGGCTTCAGTGGGGCGACGACCAGCCCCTGCAAATCTGGGACGATTCCTACAACTCCAATCCCAAGGCGCTGGCTTCGGTGCTGGAGACCGTTTCGAACTTCGAACTCTCCGGCCGCCGCGTCCTGGTGCTGGGCGACATGCTCGAACTGGGAGCCCGGTCGCCCCGCTACCACCGGCAAGCGGGCCAGCAAGCCGCCGCACTGGATCCCGGCATCCTCATCGCCGTAGGAGCCGAATCCGAAGAGATGGCGCGGGGTGCCCTGGAGGCCGGAATGGAAGTAGGCCGCGTCCGCCACTTCGAGGACGCCGATTCGGCCGCCGACTTCCTGCTCGATCAGGTTCTCCCGGGCGACTTCCTGCTGGTCAAAGGCTCGCGGGGCGTGGGACTGGAGGCGGTGATCGAAAAGCTTAAGAAAAATCCCCCCGACACCCCCATCTCGGATCTCCGTCTGGACGGGATCCAGTCGGGAGCCATCGTGGCCGTGCTCATGTTCATGGCCCTGCTGGTGTCGGTCCTGGCCCAAAACGTCAACTAG
- the mraY gene encoding phospho-N-acetylmuramoyl-pentapeptide-transferase — protein MLYYLLYSLADEISVFNVVRYITFRTAYAGLTGLFMALVLGPWMIERLRRFQIGQQIREEGPQTHHSKAGTPTMGGVLIIVSILVPTLLWGDLSNLYVWIAMASLTLFGAVGFLDDYIKVIKKRSLGLTARHKIMLQLAIGGAVAAVLILLSYNDLYSTQLSVPFFKRFTPELNGVIFGTATFIPLILFTLLVLIGSSNAVNLSDGLDGLASGLTVIAASALTVLTYVTGHSVFADYLDLITNTYASELTIFCGAMVGAVLGFLWYNAYPAQIFMGDVGAMSLGGAIGTVAVLIKQELLLLSIGGIFVIEALSVILQVGSYKLTGRRLLRMAPIHHHFELLGWKEPKVVIRFWILGLVVALFSLSTLKLR, from the coding sequence ATGCTTTACTACTTGCTCTATTCGCTGGCCGACGAGATCTCGGTGTTCAACGTGGTGCGCTACATCACCTTCCGCACCGCCTATGCCGGATTGACCGGGCTCTTCATGGCCCTGGTGCTGGGGCCTTGGATGATCGAGCGCCTGCGCCGCTTTCAGATCGGCCAGCAGATTCGCGAGGAGGGTCCGCAGACCCACCACTCCAAGGCCGGGACGCCCACCATGGGAGGCGTGCTCATCATCGTTTCGATACTCGTTCCCACCTTGCTGTGGGGCGACTTGAGCAACCTCTACGTGTGGATCGCCATGGCCTCGCTGACACTCTTCGGAGCGGTGGGCTTTCTGGACGACTACATCAAGGTCATCAAAAAACGCTCGCTGGGACTGACGGCCCGCCACAAGATCATGCTGCAACTGGCCATCGGCGGAGCGGTGGCGGCGGTCCTCATTCTGCTCAGCTACAACGATCTCTACTCCACCCAGCTCAGCGTGCCCTTTTTCAAGCGTTTCACGCCCGAGCTGAACGGAGTGATCTTCGGAACCGCCACCTTCATTCCGCTGATTCTCTTTACTTTGCTGGTGCTGATCGGCTCCTCCAACGCCGTCAACCTGTCGGACGGGCTGGACGGCCTGGCCTCGGGGCTGACGGTCATCGCGGCCTCGGCCCTGACCGTGCTGACCTATGTCACCGGTCACTCGGTTTTCGCCGACTACCTGGACTTGATCACCAACACCTACGCCAGCGAACTGACCATTTTCTGCGGCGCCATGGTGGGCGCCGTGCTGGGATTTCTTTGGTACAACGCCTATCCCGCCCAGATCTTCATGGGAGACGTCGGAGCCATGTCGCTGGGCGGAGCCATCGGGACGGTGGCGGTGCTCATCAAGCAAGAGCTGCTGCTGCTCTCGATTGGAGGAATTTTTGTGATTGAGGCTTTGAGCGTCATCTTGCAGGTGGGCTCCTACAAACTGACGGGACGCCGCCTGCTGCGCATGGCCCCCATCCACCACCACTTCGAACTGCTGGGCTGGAAAGAGCCCAAGGTGGTGATCCGCTTCTGGATTCTAGGACTGGTGGTGGCGCTCTTCAGCCTCTCCACCTTGAAGCTTCGTTAA